The Cylindrospermopsis curvispora GIHE-G1 genome contains a region encoding:
- a CDS encoding PfaD family polyunsaturated fatty acid/polyketide biosynthesis protein encodes MLLRENIINLDIKRDNYLQVSNLSNNHFINHRPWQGDFNTVAFDAKEIKSKLRLLEKPCYVVRHENKIGITNEESVSGGSTQLEMLMTVPSLTTAQLGDENFLNSYGVKYAYMTGAMAQGIASEEMVIALGRAGILSVFGAGGLSPSRVEKAIDKIQHSLNKKPYGFNLLHSPSEPAIERHSVDLYLKHHVKVVEASAFLDLTDNIVYYRAAGLSLNSANEIEIRNKVIAKISRQEVAAKFLHPAPTQILKQLVAQGLISELQANLASQIPMADDITVEADSGGHTDNRPLICLLPSILELRNEIQNQYNYKHPVRIGVAGGISTPKSALAAFIMGAAYVVTGSINQSCIEAGTSAHTKQLLAQAQMADVMMAPAADMFEMGVKLQVLKRGTLFPLRAQKLYELYKTYQSIEEVPDSERDKLEKQVFKKSWQEVWQETINYLSQRNPEKLTKAANNPKLKMALIFRWYLGLSSRWSNTGEKGREIDYQIWCGPAMGSFNDWVRGSYLAEPQKRQVVEVANHIMIGAAFLYRIQNLKLQGLQIPNEYTQYIPEKL; translated from the coding sequence ATGTTACTCAGAGAAAACATCATCAATCTAGACATTAAGCGAGATAATTATCTGCAAGTTTCTAATCTATCTAATAATCATTTTATTAACCATCGCCCATGGCAAGGTGATTTTAATACAGTTGCATTTGATGCAAAAGAAATCAAATCAAAGTTGAGACTCTTAGAAAAACCTTGTTATGTAGTCAGACATGAAAATAAAATCGGTATTACCAATGAAGAAAGTGTATCTGGGGGTAGCACCCAGCTAGAAATGTTAATGACAGTTCCTTCCCTAACAACTGCACAACTAGGAGATGAAAATTTTCTCAATTCTTATGGTGTCAAATATGCTTATATGACTGGAGCAATGGCCCAGGGAATAGCATCAGAAGAAATGGTAATTGCATTGGGGAGAGCGGGAATTTTAAGCGTATTTGGTGCAGGTGGTTTATCTCCCTCTCGTGTGGAAAAAGCCATTGATAAAATTCAACATTCCCTAAATAAAAAACCTTACGGTTTTAACTTACTCCATAGTCCTAGTGAACCAGCAATAGAACGACATAGCGTAGATTTGTACCTAAAACACCATGTGAAAGTAGTTGAAGCATCAGCCTTTTTAGATTTAACTGACAACATAGTTTATTATCGAGCTGCGGGATTGAGTTTAAATTCAGCCAATGAAATTGAAATCCGAAATAAAGTTATTGCTAAAATTTCCCGTCAAGAGGTAGCAGCAAAATTTTTACATCCTGCTCCCACTCAAATTCTCAAACAACTAGTAGCACAAGGTTTAATTAGTGAACTACAAGCTAATCTTGCCAGTCAAATTCCCATGGCCGATGATATCACGGTAGAAGCTGATTCGGGAGGACATACGGATAATCGTCCCCTAATTTGTTTATTACCTTCTATCTTGGAACTAAGAAATGAAATTCAAAATCAATACAATTATAAACATCCAGTAAGAATTGGCGTAGCTGGGGGAATTTCCACACCCAAATCAGCTCTAGCTGCTTTTATTATGGGTGCTGCTTATGTTGTTACCGGTTCCATAAATCAATCTTGTATTGAAGCTGGAACTTCTGCACACACAAAGCAATTATTAGCCCAAGCTCAAATGGCTGATGTGATGATGGCTCCAGCAGCTGATATGTTTGAAATGGGTGTGAAATTACAAGTTCTCAAACGAGGAACTCTTTTTCCCCTCCGCGCTCAAAAATTATATGAGTTATACAAAACCTATCAATCAATAGAGGAAGTTCCCGACTCAGAAAGAGATAAATTAGAAAAACAAGTTTTTAAAAAATCTTGGCAAGAGGTTTGGCAAGAGACAATTAATTATTTATCTCAAAGAAATCCAGAAAAGTTAACCAAAGCGGCAAACAATCCTAAATTGAAAATGGCATTAATTTTCCGTTGGTATTTAGGACTCTCTTCTCGTTGGTCTAATACTGGAGAAAAGGGTAGAGAAATTGACTATCAAATTTGGTGTGGACCAGCTATGGGTAGCTTTAATGATTGGGTGCGAGGTTCTTATTTAGCTGAACCTCAAAAACGTCAAGTTGTTGAAGTTGCTAACCATATCATGATAGGAGCAGCATTCCTATACCGCATCCAAAACCTAAAACTTCAAGGATTACAAATTCCCAATGAGTATACTCAATATATTCCAGAAAAACTCTAA
- a CDS encoding PfaB family protein, translated as MQELIGSEFQKMAIVGLDCLVSGSQELDSFERSIYEGKQNFAPINYNLEPSWKIPLPQIENLSPPQKLMLKVAENTLKTANLSQETQMAVILVSRFQSDHQNKLASYISQLWNATSPAFAEEKSVFSALDLAQKLLTKNQVNAVLIAAIDWDHKNSENFETHTGQQTLSYDQNATKTLSGEGIATIILQLEETAKQQNSHIYAVIDAVSMVDQYPDQAQAVTRCCQAAFEIAEVTAQDIGYIEVHASGIGEQDDAEVQGLITAYKTQKSNLTCALGSVKTNIGDTHIASGMMSLIKTALCLYHRYIPAVPQWTGVKKLEIWHDSPFYFATQSKPWFLEINTSKRIAAINSMETDRNIHIILSETSSELERSSKYLAQMPYYLFPIGGENQSCLLEKMMKLQDYLKQNHSSLSHLARQTFQEFQNYQRSQNTYAIKNYIVAILGRNLEELIQEIDRGIEGIKVAFATGKDWQTPLGSYFTINPLAKKGKIAYVYPGSFTSYIGLGRSLFRLFPKIYDDRVINNVYERVANIEKVLYPRTINKVTSRELEAIEQQLIDDPVAMLESEVGFAGLITAVFKNYFHLQPECAFGYSLGETSMMLAQGVWTNFKNTSDYLNASPLFKTQLSGPKNAVRQSWGLPVDDNNKNQDFWGNYIVLCPVSQVKEAIKDENRVYIPLINTPEEVVIAGEKQACQRVIEKLECDAFPTSIDHVIHCPPMRSQYGELVKMNTLPIQHIPGITFYSGANYEPFTIDSQIIGENIAKNLCHQLDFPRLINRVYDDNIRIFIEVGVGGNCSRWISSTLKEKEHLAVSLNRRGVEDHTSIVRALGRLVSHQVSLDLSPLYSLTNVEHVNYYSPTQGDKNHAVDLPKSAKIFKSILPYSLQSQYTKLSQNHAMMNQAHSLLLKSRQVSFQQMSSLIGQKIEVYQWKIDQADRIK; from the coding sequence ATGCAGGAGTTAATAGGAAGTGAATTTCAGAAAATGGCAATTGTGGGGTTAGATTGCCTAGTGAGTGGTTCTCAGGAACTAGATAGTTTTGAACGTAGTATTTATGAAGGAAAGCAGAATTTTGCACCTATTAACTATAATCTTGAGCCATCATGGAAAATTCCTTTACCACAGATAGAAAATTTATCACCACCACAAAAACTAATGTTAAAGGTGGCTGAGAATACTCTCAAAACTGCTAACTTAAGTCAAGAAACTCAAATGGCAGTGATATTGGTGAGTAGGTTCCAAAGTGACCACCAAAATAAATTGGCTAGTTATATTTCCCAGTTATGGAATGCAACAAGTCCAGCATTCGCTGAAGAAAAATCGGTCTTTTCAGCATTAGATTTAGCACAAAAACTACTCACTAAAAATCAAGTAAATGCTGTTTTAATAGCAGCAATAGATTGGGATCACAAAAATTCTGAAAATTTTGAGACTCATACAGGTCAACAGACTCTCAGCTATGACCAAAATGCTACTAAGACTTTGTCAGGAGAAGGAATAGCAACAATAATTTTGCAACTGGAAGAAACGGCCAAACAACAAAATTCTCACATTTATGCAGTAATTGATGCTGTCAGTATGGTGGATCAGTATCCAGACCAAGCACAAGCAGTTACCCGCTGTTGTCAAGCAGCTTTTGAGATAGCAGAAGTTACAGCTCAAGATATTGGTTATATAGAAGTTCATGCTAGTGGTATTGGGGAACAAGATGATGCGGAAGTTCAAGGTTTAATCACTGCTTACAAAACTCAAAAGTCTAATTTAACCTGCGCTTTAGGTAGTGTGAAGACTAATATTGGTGACACTCATATTGCATCAGGAATGATGAGTTTGATTAAAACTGCACTTTGTTTATATCATCGTTATATCCCAGCTGTTCCCCAATGGACTGGTGTGAAGAAATTAGAGATTTGGCATGACAGTCCCTTTTATTTTGCAACCCAATCCAAACCCTGGTTTTTAGAAATAAACACCTCTAAAAGAATAGCTGCTATTAACAGCATGGAAACTGACAGGAATATACATATAATTCTCTCAGAAACAAGCAGTGAACTAGAACGGAGTAGTAAATATTTGGCCCAAATGCCTTATTATCTATTTCCCATAGGTGGTGAAAATCAGTCCTGTCTGCTAGAAAAAATGATGAAATTGCAAGACTATCTAAAGCAAAATCATTCTTCTCTATCTCACCTGGCAAGGCAAACATTTCAAGAATTTCAAAATTACCAAAGATCCCAAAATACATACGCCATAAAAAACTATATAGTGGCAATTCTCGGCAGAAATTTAGAAGAATTAATCCAAGAAATAGACAGAGGTATTGAAGGAATAAAAGTTGCATTTGCTACTGGAAAAGATTGGCAAACTCCCCTAGGTAGTTATTTCACAATTAATCCCCTGGCCAAAAAAGGTAAAATAGCCTATGTTTATCCTGGGTCGTTTACATCTTATATAGGATTAGGAAGAAGTCTGTTTAGACTATTCCCTAAAATTTACGATGACCGAGTAATTAATAATGTGTATGAACGGGTAGCTAACATCGAAAAGGTCCTTTATCCTCGCACTATCAATAAGGTGACCAGTAGAGAATTAGAAGCCATAGAACAGCAATTAATAGATGACCCGGTAGCCATGCTAGAGTCCGAGGTTGGCTTTGCTGGATTAATTACCGCAGTTTTTAAAAACTATTTTCATCTCCAACCTGAATGTGCTTTTGGTTATAGCCTGGGGGAAACTAGCATGATGTTAGCCCAAGGTGTTTGGACCAATTTTAAAAACACCAGTGATTATTTAAATGCTTCCCCCCTATTTAAGACCCAACTTTCTGGACCTAAAAATGCCGTTCGTCAGTCTTGGGGATTACCTGTAGATGATAATAACAAGAATCAAGATTTTTGGGGTAACTATATTGTTCTTTGTCCAGTTTCTCAGGTGAAAGAAGCAATCAAAGATGAAAATCGGGTTTATATTCCCTTGATTAATACACCAGAAGAAGTAGTAATTGCTGGAGAAAAACAAGCCTGTCAAAGAGTAATTGAGAAACTTGAGTGTGATGCTTTTCCCACCTCCATTGATCATGTCATTCATTGTCCACCCATGCGATCGCAGTATGGAGAACTAGTGAAAATGAACACTTTGCCAATTCAACATATTCCGGGGATAACTTTTTACTCTGGAGCCAATTATGAGCCATTTACCATAGACAGTCAAATTATCGGAGAGAACATAGCTAAAAATCTTTGTCACCAACTTGATTTTCCTCGGTTAATTAACCGAGTTTATGACGACAACATTAGAATATTTATCGAGGTAGGAGTTGGTGGTAACTGTTCCAGGTGGATTAGTTCCACCCTGAAGGAAAAAGAACATCTTGCAGTGTCTTTAAACAGAAGAGGTGTGGAAGATCATACTTCAATTGTGAGAGCTTTAGGTAGACTAGTTAGTCATCAAGTTTCCTTAGACCTATCACCTTTATATAGTCTGACTAATGTAGAACACGTCAATTATTATTCACCAACCCAAGGGGATAAGAATCATGCTGTAGATTTGCCAAAGTCAGCAAAAATCTTCAAGTCCATTCTCCCCTACTCGTTGCAGTCTCAGTATACAAAATTGAGTCAGAATCATGCAATGATGAATCAAGCCCATAGCCTTTTATTAAAATCTCGGCAAGTATCATTCCAGCAAATGAGTTCTTTGATTGGGCAGAAAATAGAGGTTTATCAATGGAAAATTGACCAAGCTGATAGAATTAAATAG